In a single window of the Balearica regulorum gibbericeps isolate bBalReg1 chromosome 7, bBalReg1.pri, whole genome shotgun sequence genome:
- the TNKS2 gene encoding poly [ADP-ribose] polymerase tankyrase-2 — protein sequence MAGRRCAGGAAALAEAPGCGAVAEPARELFEACRNGDVERVKRLVRPENVNSRDTAGRKSSPLHFAAGFGRKDVVEYLLQSGANVHARDDGGLIPLHNACSFGHAEVVNLLLRHGADPNARDNWNYTPLHEAAIKGKTDVCIVLLQHGAEPTIRNTDGRTALDLADPSAKAVLTGEYKKDELLESARSGNEEKMMSLLTPLNVNCHASDGRKSTPLHLAAGYNRVKIVQLLLQHGADVHAKDKGDLVPLHNACSYGHYEVTELLVKHGACVNAMDLWQFTPLHEAASKNRVEVCSLLLSYGADPTLLNCHNKSTIDLAPTPQLKERLAYEFKGHSLLQAARESDVARIKKHLSLETVNFKHPQTHETALHCAAASPYPKRKQVCELLLRKGANINEKTKDFLTPLHVASEKAHNDVVEVVVKHEAKVNALDNLGQTSLHRAAHCGHLQTCRLLLSSGCDPSIVSLQGFTALQMGTESVQQLLQEGIPLGNSDADRQLLEAAKAGDVDTVKKLCTVQSVNCRDIEGRQSTPLHFAAGYNRVSVVEYLLQHGADVHAKDKGGLVPLHNACSYGHYEVAELLVKHGAVVNVADLWKFTPLHEAAAKGKYEICKLLLQHGADPTKKNRDGNTPLDLVKDGDTDIQDLLRGDAALLDAAKKGCLARVKKLCSPDNVNCRDTQGRHSTPLHLAAGYNNLEVAEYLLQHGADVNAQDKGGLIPLHNAASYGHVDVAALLIKYNACVNATDKWAFTPLHEAAQKGRTQLCALLLAHGADPTLKNQEGQTPLDLVTADDVSALLTAAMPPSALPTCYKPQVISVSQTTGSTADSLSSVPSSPSSLSAASSLDNLSGSFSELSSVVGANSAEGATVLEKKEVSGVDFSINQFVRNLGLEHLIDIFEREQITLDVLVEMGHKELKEIGINAYGHRHKIIKGVERLISGQQGLNPYLTLNTSGSGTILIDLSTEDKEFQSVEEEMQSTVREHRDGGHAGGIFNRYNILKIQKVCNKKLWERYTHRRKEVSEENHNHANERMLFHGSPFVNAIIHKGFDERHAYIGGMFGAGIYFAENSSKSNQYVYGIGGGTGCPIHKDRSCYVCHRQLLFCRVTLGKSFLQFSAMKMAHSPPGHHSVTGRPSVNGLALAEYVIYRGEQAYPEYLITYQIMKPEATTEA from the exons ATGGCGGGGCGGCGGTGCGCGGGCGGCGCGGCCGCCTTGGCTGAGGCGCCGGGTTGCGGCGCGGTGGCGGAGCCGGCTCGGGAGCTCTTCGAGGCCTGCAGGAACGGGGACGTGGAGCGGGTCAAGCGGTTGGTGCGGCCTGAGAACGTGAACAGCCGGGACACGGCGGGCAGGAAGTCCAGCCCGCTGCACTTCGCCGCAG GTTTTGGTCGGAAGGATGTAGTCGAATATTTACTTCAAAGTGGTGCCAATGTCCATGCACGAGATGATGGAGGCCTTATTCCTCTTCACAACGCTTGCTCTTTTGGTCATGCTGAAGTTGTCAATCTTCTCTTGCGGCATGGTGCAGATCCTAATGCTCGGGATAATTGGAATTACACTCCCCTTCATGAAGCTGCCATTAAGGGCAAGACAGATGTCTGCATTG TACTGCTGCAGCATGGTGCTGAACCAACCATCCGGAACACAGATGGAAGAACAGCTTTGGATTTAGCAGACCCATCTGCAAAAGCAGTGCTGACTG GTGAATACAAGAAAGATGAACTCTTAGAAAGTGCCAG gagtggaaatgaagaaaagatgatgTCTCTTCTTACACCATTAAATGTTAACTGTCATGCAAGTGATGGCAGAAag TCTACCCCTTTACATTTAGCAGCTGGGTATAACCGTGTAAAAATAGTGCAGCTCTTACTGCAACATGGGGCTGACGTACATGCTAAGGATAAAGG AGATTTGGTGCCACTTCACAATGCCTGTTCCTATGGTCATTATGAAGTAACAGAGCTTCTAGTAAAG CATGGAGCATGTGTGAATGCAATGGATCTGTGGCAATTCACTCCTCTGCATGAAGCGGCTTCCAAGAACAGGGTGGAAGTATGTTCTCTTTTGTTAAGTTATGGTGCTGACCCAACGCTGTTGAACTGTCACAACAAAAGCACCATTGATTTGGCTCCAACACCCCAATTAAAAGAACGATTAGCAT atgaattCAAAGGTCACTCACTCCTACAGGCTGCAAGAGAATCAGATGTAGCTCGTAtaaagaaacatctttctttgGAGACAGTGAACTTCAAGCATCCTCAAACACATGAGACAGCATTG cactgtgctgctgcatcTCCATATCCTAAGAGAAAACAAGTGTGTGAAttgctgctgaggaaaggaGCCAACAtcaatgaaaaaacaaaaga cttcttgACTCCTCTGCATGTGGCATCAGAAAAGGCTCATAATGATGTTGTTGAAGTAGTTGTGAAACATGAAGCCAAG GTTAATGCATTAGATAATCTTGGCCAGACCTCTCTTCATAGAGCAGCACATTGCGGTCATCTTCAGACGTGCAGGTTGCTGCTTAGCTCTGGATGTGATCCTTCCATTGTGTCTCTGCAGGGCTTTACAGCCTTGCAAATGGGGACTGAAAGTGTGCAACAGCTACTACAAG AAGGTATCCCATTAGGTAATTCCGATGCAGATCGACAGTTGCTGGAGGCTGCAAAGGCTGGAGATGTGGATACTGTAAAA AAACTATGTACAGTTCAAAGTGTGAACTGCAGAGATATAGAAGGACGTCAGTCTACACCACTTCATTTTGCAGCTGGATATAACAGAGTATCCGTTGTTGAGTATCTTCTTCAGCATGGAGCTGATGTGCATGCAAAAGATAAGGG AGGACTTGTCCCTTTACATAATGCTTGCTCATATGGTCATTATGAAGTTGCAGAACTGCTGGTTAAACATGGTGCAGTTGTCAATGTAGCTGACTTGTGGAAATTCACTCCCTTGCATGAagctgcagcaaaaggaaaatacgAGATTTGCAAACTCCTGTTGCAG CATGGAGCTGACcctacaaagaaaaacagagatggaAATACTCCTCTAGACCTTGTTAAAGATGGTGATACTGATATACAGGACCTACTTAGAGGAGATGCAGCTCTACTAGATGCTGCAAAGAAAGGTTGCTTGGCCCGAGTGAAAAAGCTGTGTTCACCTGACAATGTCAACTGTCGGGACACGCAAGGACGGCATTCAACACCACTACATTTAGCAG CTGGTTACAACAATTTGGAGGTTGCAGAGTACCTGTTGCAGCATGGAGCAGATGTGAATGCACAGGATAAAGGAGGCTTGATTCCTCTGCATAATGCAGCATCTTATGGG catgTTGATGTAGCAGCTTTACTTATAAAGTATAACGCATGTGTGAATGCTACGGACAAATGGGCGTTCACACCTCTGCATGAAGCAGCCCAGAAAGGAAGGACGCAGCTTTGTGCCTTGTTATTGGCACATGGGGCTGATCCTACTCTGAAAAACCAAGAAGGACAAACACCATTGGACCTGGTCACT GCAGATGATGTCAGCGCATTACTGACAGCGGCAATGCCTCCTTCCGCCTTACCGACATGCTACAAACCTCAGGTTATAAGTGTGTCTCAGACTACAGGTTCTACAGCTGATTCCCTGTCTTCTGTTCCATCCAGTCCATCCAGTCTGTCTGCTGCAAGTAGTCTTGACAACTTGTCTGGTAgtttttctgaactttcttCTGTTGTTGGTGCAAACAGTGCAGAGGGAGCCACTgttctggagaaaaaagaag TTTCAGGTGTAGATTTTAGCATAAATCAGTTTGTGCGGAACCTTGGCCTTGAGCATCTAATTGACATATTTGAGAGAGAACAG ATAACACTGGATGTATTGGTTGAAATGGGACACAAAGAATTGAAGGAAATTGGAATTAATGCTTATGGCCATAGGCATAAAATCATTAAAGGAGTTGAAAGACTCATTTCTGGACAGCAAG GACTTAACCCATACCTGACTCTGAATACTTCTGGAAGCGGAACTATTCTCATAGATCTTTCCACTGAAGATAAGGAATTTCAATCAGTGGAAGAAGAG ATGCAGAGTACTGTCCGAGAGCATAGAGATGGAGGGCATGCTGGCGGAATCTTCAACAGATACAACATCTTAAAG ATTCAGAAAGTGTGCAACAAAAAACTATGGGAAAGATACACTCACAGGAGGAAAGAGGTCTCTGAAGAGAATCATAACCATGCTAATGAAAGGATGCTGTTTCATG GCTCCCCATTTGTGAATGCAATTATTCACAAAGGCTTTGATGAGAGACATGCCTATATAGGCGGTATGTTTGGAGCTGggatttattttgctgaaaattctTCCAAAAGCAATCAGTACGTGTATGGAATTGGAGGTGGCACTGGATGTCCAATTCACAAAGACAGATCTTGTTATGTTTGCCACAG GCAATTGCTGTTTTGTCGTGTAACACTGGGCAAGTCTTTCCTGCAGTTCAGTGCTATGAAGATGGCTCATTCTCCCCCAGGACATCACTCAGTTACTGGGCGACCCAGTGTAAATGGATTGGCATTGGCAGAATATGTCATTTACAGAGGGGAGCAG GCTTATCCAGAATACTTGATTACTTATCAGATTATGAAACCTGAAGCCACCACTGAAGCTTAA